A window of Narcine bancroftii isolate sNarBan1 chromosome 6, sNarBan1.hap1, whole genome shotgun sequence genomic DNA:
AAGCAAGTCATTGTCTTATTTTTAAATGTACTGAAGCACTCTTCACTCTCTGCTAAATTCTCTACCCTCACGAGCAAAATATGTTAAGGAAATGTGTTGAGTGTAAAGAATAAGGATGGATGTGCAAGTGGTGAAAGAAATTAAATGAGTACTATTGAATGTTAGGAAGAGGGGGATGGAATGGAACAGACCCAGAGTTATCCAAAAAGGGTAAATGTGGGCATGGGTCTCTAGTCTTTAATTGTGATCATGGACAGATAACAATTTATCATCAATCTCAAATTATAGAAACTGATAGAAGTAAGTCTTACAAGAAAGGAGGAACTTCGATGGAGGATGATATTAGACAAATAACTGGATAGTGCATTTAGGGGAAACTTTGTTAAATGCTAAAACGTTACTGTATCTGTAAATTCAAAGTGACCCAGGGGATAATTCTTTCTGAACTACATTTGCTTGTAAAATCTACCTCAAATAACTTGAAGAGAATTCAGAAACACATACCTGTGATGCAATTTTTTCAGAGAGGCCACAATCTGCTTTATCTTGTGGTAATTTACCAGTTTCATTATCTATGAATGGAATTTTGAATTCTCCAGCGGGGAAGCTTCCACTGATAGGTTCAGGAGATGCAGCCATGGTTTCCAGAGGGATTCTGCAGGGGGCAGTGACGGACTCCACCACTGAAACGGTTACGTTGGCAGTCCCTGGAGACGCAGCATTGAATTCCTGATTCATAGGTTCTGGACTTTTAACTCCTGAAGGTTTATCCATCAATTGTTCTATTTCAGATATTTGCTCTGGAGAACCTGGACATGTGAGAACATATTCTTTTCTTGTTGCTACTTTAGCATCTGATGTAGATACATTACAATCTTCAATTTTAAAATCAGAATCTATAACACAGCATAATTTCTCATTTGATTCTGCTGCTTCAGGAAATGCATCCACAACATCTGAAAATACAGCACCTGATTTAGGAGTTTCATTATAAACTAGAGGAGATGCAGCACTGGAATCTTCCTTTAAAGGAACCTCGACAATAGCTACTTCAGACCCATCATTAACTTCTTCTTTGGCAGGCTCGtaattcacagcatctgcagaatcgGCACCGGGCTCTGCCTCGGCAGGGACCTCATTCACAGCGCTGGAGGTTACAGCAATGGTCTCACTTTCAGGAATACTAATTTTAGCACCTGTAAAGTCAGAACTGAGTTCTTCCTTTTCAGAGATGTCATCCACAGTGCTGATGGACTCAATCTTAGGACTAACTTCAGGTACATTAACCACAGGACCTGAAGACTCAACTTTCCTTTCAGGACTGTTGGCCTCAGTAGGCAAAGACTCAGTACCTAGAGTTTCCTTTACAGAAACCCTATTCACAGCAGTGGAGAACTCAATGATCAGATCATTTTCAGGGTCATTAACCATAGGGCCCGATGACTCAACACTGGCTTCTTTGCCTTCACGAGCTTCAGACCCGACAACTGAAGAATCAGCACTGGGCTTCTCATCAGGGGTTTTAGAGCCAGTAGCATCAGACTTATCATTAAGTTCTTTCTTTACAGGACCTTCTCCTACAGTAGTAGAGGAGTCAGCATTGGGATCGAGGAGATTAGTCATAGACCCTGAAAGTTCAAGACTGCACTCTTTCTTTTCCAAAGTAAGAACCAAAGACTCAGCACTGAGATGCTCTTCAGACTGAGCATTGAGTCCATCTTTTACTAAAACTTCATCCACTGCAATGGAGGGCTCAGTATTTGGATGGCCTTCACAAACACTAACCAGGCAATTGGAAGGCTGAATGCTAGATTCTTTCTTTTCAAGAGCGTCGGCTCCAGTAACTGAAGACTTTGCACTGGTCTGCTTCTCACGAGTTTCAGACTCAGCACTGAGTTCCTCCTTGTCAGGGCTCTCATCTGGCTCTTCCTTCCTCAGGACTTCAATAATATTGTGGTTCTCAACAGTGGAGTCTACTTTTTCAGGGACTTCCATTTCAGCACCCAACTCTTCATTGTCAAGAAGATCATCCACCACGCCACACTGCTCATCATTCAGATTTTCCTTCTCAGGAACT
This region includes:
- the LOC138735669 gene encoding uncharacterized protein isoform X2: MSIPMEYNSMYRDSQTMDNLEKQLICPVCLEMFTKPVVILPCQHNLCRKCANDIFQSRGTALGSGGCFRCPSCHQEIILDRHGVYGLQRNLLVENIIDVYKQESLRSTAKPEQPTCEEHNDEKINIYCITCEIPTCSLCKVFGVHKPCEVAPLLTVYKQQKCKLGDGIGTLVATNDSIQAFITHLEETNTYIEENCRSQKQTLHEEFDSLFATLETKKQELIQTITNEEDEKISHCKSLIKAYNEHIQSMTKLVKSALQSMEEPQMPVFLQNAKMLIAKVSEATTASVFEELEQGFENMDHYNIDLEKEQNLLQTINFLNVEEKSEFGVEVAAAVEEEREIDTSHSELSATEISEESAKWPAREGSPSSSSQPHPEHSDVVNEVPEKENLNDEQCGVVDDLLDNEELGAEMEVPEKVDSTVENHNIIEVLRKEEPDESPDKEELSAESETREKQTSAKSSVTGADALEKKESSIQPSNCLVSVCEGHPNTEPSIAVDEVLVKDGLNAQSEEHLSAESLVLTLEKKECSLELSGSMTNLLDPNADSSTTVGEGPVKKELNDKSDATGSKTPDEKPSADSSVVGSEAREGKEASVESSGPMVNDPENDLIIEFSTAVNRVSVKETLGTESLPTEANSPERKVESSGPVVNVPEVSPKIESISTVDDISEKEELSSDFTGAKISIPESETIAVTSSAVNEVPAEAEPGADSADAVNYEPAKEEVNDGSEVAIVEVPLKEDSSAASPLVYNETPKSGAVFSDVVDAFPEAAESNEKLCCVIDSDFKIEDCNVSTSDAKVATRKEYVLTCPGSPEQISEIEQLMDKPSGVKSPEPMNQEFNAASPGTANVTVSVVESVTAPCRIPLETMAASPEPISGSFPAGEFKIPFIDNETGKLPQDKADCGLSEKIASQNELSGNCHANDLNTPQLLAVVEDDTRLYPGWHKCGSWHALKPTMLITSPQTSAASLDLSGPSQPEASLVTVDAGSEIGLKTLGCENTVSSPITKALNFCLSLMALMIILLNLWNRIEFMACTWMV
- the LOC138735669 gene encoding uncharacterized protein isoform X1, with product MSIPMEYNSMYRDSQTMDNLEKQLICPVCLEMFTKPVVILPCQHNLCRKCANDIFQSRGTALGSGGCFRCPSCHQEIILDRHGVYGLQRNLLVENIIDVYKQESLRSTAKPEQPTCEEHNDEKINIYCITCEIPTCSLCKVFGVHKPCEVAPLLTVYKQQKCKLGDGIGTLVATNDSIQAFITHLEETNTYIEENCRSQKQTLHEEFDSLFATLETKKQELIQTITNEEDEKISHCKSLIKAYNEHIQSMTKLVKSALQSMEEPQMPVFLQNAKMLIAKVSEATTASVFEELEQGFENMDHYNIDLEKEQNLLQTINFLNVEEKSEFGVEVAAAVEEEREIDTSHSELSATEISEESAKWPAREGSPSSSSQPHPEHSDVVNEVPEKENLNDEQCGVVDDLLDNEELGAEMEVPEKVDSTVENHNIIEVLRKEEPDESPDKEELSAESETREKQTSAKSSVTGADALEKKESSIQPSNCLVSVCEGHPNTEPSIAVDEVLVKDGLNAQSEEHLSAESLVLTLEKKECSLELSGSMTNLLDPNADSSTTVGEGPVKKELNDKSDATGSKTPDEKPSADSSVVGSEAREGKEASVESSGPMVNDPENDLIIEFSTAVNRVSVKETLGTESLPTEANSPERKVESSGPVVNVPEVSPKIESISTVDDISEKEELSSDFTGAKISIPESETIAVTSSAVNEVPAEAEPGADSADAVNYEPAKEEVNDGSEVAIVEVPLKEDSSAASPLVYNETPKSGAVFSDVVDAFPEAAESNEKLCCVIDSDFKIEDCNVSTSDAKVATRKEYVLTCPGSPEQISEIEQLMDKPSGVKSPEPMNQEFNAASPGTANVTVSVVESVTAPCRIPLETMAASPEPISGSFPAGEFKIPFIDNETGKLPQDKADCGLSEKIASQNELSGNCHANDLNTPQLLAVVEDDTRLYPGWHKCGSWHALKPTMLITSPQTSAASLDLSGPSQPEASLVTVDAGSEIGLKTLGCENTVSSPITKIGSPDSAPETAVQQSVSQEVNTTDSPRHIFSFSWLNALAK